A stretch of Comamonadaceae bacterium M7527 DNA encodes these proteins:
- a CDS encoding DUF4224 domain-containing protein, giving the protein MAEEEFMHHEEIEQLCGFVRASKQIAWLAANGYPYVLNASGRPIVSRMFVRQRLGVDIGRGAESDEPNFDCVR; this is encoded by the coding sequence ATGGCAGAAGAAGAATTCATGCACCACGAGGAAATCGAGCAACTGTGCGGCTTTGTGCGCGCAAGCAAGCAAATTGCATGGCTTGCCGCAAATGGTTACCCCTACGTCTTGAACGCGTCTGGCCGCCCCATTGTGTCACGCATGTTCGTGCGACAACGGCTTGGCGTTGACATCGGGCGTGGGGCAGAATCAGATGAGCCCAACTTCGATTGTGTGAGATGA
- a CDS encoding OmpA family protein: MLKKKSAFAVMAALCLSLILGGCASGISLDESNTANAAGAGANASGVNANGVAGVELNANNDGAQEPPQSLSRVVYFGFDSFAIGDEFTPLLAAHARFLNSDRSRRVTVEGHTDERGGREYNLALGQQRAEAVRRALSLLGVQEAQMEAVSFGEEKPAELGGDEASMSLNRRALINYR; this comes from the coding sequence ATGTTGAAGAAGAAATCTGCGTTTGCCGTCATGGCTGCGTTGTGTCTAAGCCTAATCCTTGGCGGTTGTGCCAGCGGTATCTCGCTTGACGAGTCCAACACTGCCAACGCAGCAGGCGCTGGTGCCAACGCTTCAGGCGTTAACGCCAACGGTGTAGCCGGGGTAGAGCTGAATGCCAACAACGATGGTGCACAAGAGCCCCCGCAGTCTTTGTCTCGTGTGGTGTACTTTGGCTTTGACAGCTTCGCCATTGGTGATGAGTTCACACCATTGTTGGCCGCGCACGCGCGTTTCCTGAACAGCGATCGCAGCCGCCGTGTCACGGTAGAAGGCCACACCGACGAGCGCGGCGGACGCGAATACAACCTGGCATTGGGCCAGCAACGTGCTGAAGCCGTACGCCGCGCATTGTCCTTGCTGGGTGTGCAAGAGGCCCAAATGGAAGCGGTCAGCTTTGGCGAGGAAAAGCCCGCCGAGCTCGGTGGCGACGAGGCCTCCATGAGCTTAAACCGCCGCGCCTTGATCAATTACCGCTAG
- the tolB gene encoding Tol-Pal system beta propeller repeat protein TolB: MVANAQFRVDVAGVGLTQRPFAIAPFKGRDLLSSKVDDIVTADLERSGLFRVVPMDSEQLDESSRPDLGPWRGRGVDALITGSVNKLDEGRWDVRFRLWDVVRAEDLGGVSFPVEGNLGRLAAHRVADAVYEKLTGERGVFSTRVAYVTKSATRHQLWVADADGENAQVALSSPQPVISPAWSPDGTQLAYVSFEARKPVIYVHTIATGKRRLMANFKGSNSAPTWSPDGQTLLATLTLSGNSQIYALAKDGGAPTRLTRTSSIDTEPAFSPDGASVYFVSNRGGSPQIYRMPASGGEATRITFQGSYNISPAPSPDGKWLAFVGRIDGRFRLQVLNLETNEVIGLTDTNADESPSFSANSRMVIYATRVDGREALVTVSVDGRVRTRLAGATGDIREPDWGPYRL; the protein is encoded by the coding sequence ATGGTGGCCAACGCTCAGTTCAGGGTAGACGTGGCCGGCGTGGGCCTGACCCAGCGCCCGTTTGCCATTGCGCCATTCAAGGGGCGCGATTTGTTGTCCAGCAAAGTGGACGACATTGTGACGGCTGACTTGGAGCGCAGTGGCTTGTTTCGCGTAGTCCCCATGGACAGCGAGCAGCTGGACGAATCGTCGCGTCCAGACCTGGGCCCTTGGCGCGGTCGCGGTGTGGACGCACTGATAACAGGCAGCGTCAACAAGCTGGATGAAGGCCGATGGGATGTGCGCTTTCGCCTGTGGGACGTTGTGCGCGCTGAAGACCTGGGCGGCGTGAGTTTTCCGGTCGAGGGCAACTTGGGTCGATTGGCTGCCCACCGTGTGGCGGATGCCGTGTATGAAAAGCTCACGGGTGAGCGCGGTGTGTTCTCCACGCGTGTGGCCTATGTCACCAAGTCGGCTACACGCCACCAGCTGTGGGTGGCTGATGCTGATGGCGAAAACGCACAAGTCGCGCTGAGCAGCCCACAGCCCGTTATTTCACCCGCCTGGTCGCCAGACGGCACCCAGTTGGCCTATGTGTCGTTTGAGGCCCGCAAGCCGGTTATTTACGTGCACACCATTGCCACGGGCAAGCGGCGCTTGATGGCCAACTTCAAGGGCTCTAACTCAGCCCCAACATGGTCACCCGACGGACAGACGCTGTTGGCCACACTGACGCTGTCAGGCAACTCACAAATTTATGCGCTGGCCAAAGACGGTGGTGCGCCCACGCGCCTCACACGGACCAGCAGCATAGACACTGAGCCTGCATTCTCGCCAGATGGCGCATCGGTGTACTTTGTCAGCAACCGTGGCGGCTCGCCACAGATTTACCGCATGCCCGCCAGTGGTGGTGAAGCAACACGCATCACCTTTCAGGGCAGCTACAACATTTCGCCAGCGCCCAGCCCAGACGGCAAGTGGCTGGCGTTTGTAGGGCGCATTGACGGGCGTTTCCGCCTGCAAGTGCTAAACCTTGAGACCAACGAAGTCATAGGTCTGACGGATACCAATGCCGACGAGAGTCCCAGCTTTTCAGCCAACAGCCGTATGGTGATTTACGCCACACGCGTTGACGGGCGTGAGGCGCTGGTCACAGTGTCTGTTGACGGGCGTGTGCGTACCAGGCTGGCAGGCGCCACGGGTGACATCCGGGAGCCGGATTGGGGCCCTTACCGCCTATAG
- a CDS encoding YeeE/YedE family protein — protein sequence MDSVDLNLMQAQVLWAGFAVSVVFGWVSQRSHFCTMGAISDIVNMGDWTRMRMWALAVGVAMLGFYALAYAGLITPTDSIYASGRVMWLSALLGGTMFGFGMVLASGCGSKTLLRIGAGSLKGLLVFVFMGLFAFMTLRGITAVARTYTVDRVNFEMDTALLPHWLATVLGQDVASVGMFAALLVGGGLVAWALKGEGFIRSESLVGGLGIGACVVAMWWVSGYLGFVPEHPNTLEASYLATNSTRMESLTFTAPSAYVLDWLIYFSDASNVITLSIASVCGVIVGGGLQAWRSGSFRWEGFGSTQDTALHMLGGALMGIGGVMAMGCTIGQGLSGLSTLSLTSLFAVTGIVLGAMGGFKFQIWLLMRD from the coding sequence ATGGACTCTGTCGACCTAAACCTCATGCAGGCCCAGGTGTTGTGGGCCGGCTTTGCCGTGTCTGTTGTATTTGGCTGGGTGTCTCAGCGCAGCCACTTTTGCACCATGGGTGCTATTAGCGACATCGTCAACATGGGCGACTGGACACGCATGCGCATGTGGGCCTTGGCCGTTGGTGTGGCCATGCTGGGGTTTTACGCCTTGGCCTATGCTGGTCTGATCACACCTACCGACAGCATTTATGCCAGTGGGCGTGTCATGTGGTTGTCGGCCTTGCTGGGCGGCACCATGTTTGGTTTTGGCATGGTGCTGGCGTCTGGCTGCGGCAGCAAGACACTGCTGCGCATTGGCGCAGGTAGCCTCAAGGGCTTGCTGGTGTTTGTGTTCATGGGCTTGTTTGCCTTTATGACCCTGCGCGGTATTACCGCTGTGGCGCGCACTTACACGGTGGACCGGGTGAACTTTGAAATGGACACTGCCTTGCTGCCGCATTGGCTGGCCACTGTGTTGGGCCAGGATGTGGCCAGTGTTGGCATGTTTGCTGCGCTGCTGGTGGGTGGCGGTTTGGTGGCGTGGGCGCTCAAAGGAGAGGGCTTTATACGCTCCGAGTCACTGGTTGGCGGTTTGGGTATTGGCGCATGTGTGGTTGCCATGTGGTGGGTGTCTGGTTACTTGGGTTTTGTCCCTGAGCACCCCAACACCTTGGAGGCCTCTTACCTGGCCACCAACAGCACGCGTATGGAGTCGCTCACGTTTACGGCGCCCAGCGCCTATGTGCTTGACTGGTTGATTTATTTCAGCGACGCCAGCAATGTGATCACGCTGAGCATTGCATCGGTATGTGGAGTGATTGTCGGTGGTGGCTTGCAAGCGTGGCGCAGCGGCAGCTTTAGGTGGGAAGGCTTTGGCAGCACGCAAGATACGGCGTTGCACATGCTGGGCGGCGCGCTCATGGGTATAGGCGGCGTGATGGCCATGGGCTGCACCATAGGCCAAGGCCTGTCGGGCTTGTCTACGCTGAGCCTTACCAGCCTGTTTGCGGTTACCGGCATTGTGCTGGGCGCTATGGGCGGTTTCAAGTTTCAAATCTGGTTGTTGATGCGTGACTGA
- the rng gene encoding ribonuclease G translates to MNHEILINWSPQETRVAVVEYGAVQDVFIERSLERGLVGNVYMGKVTRVLPGMQSAFIDIGLERAAFLHVADLIPNLAAKHNKDGDEAQAVPPIERQVFVGQSLLVQVLKDPIGSKGARLSAQISVAGRLLVFLPQDDHVGVSQKIPTEQREALRRRLVDLRDSSNAALGQSTALGGYILRTNAEDATDHELAQDMAYLTTTWQRIKAASTTQPAPSLLHQDLSLVQRVLRDIVEPKTRSIRVDSREQLQAMQSFATTFMPDTLDKLSLHQGERTVFDLYNVDGEIATALQRRVDLRSGGYLVVDQTEALTTIDVNTGGYVGAKNFEETIFKTNLEAAQTIARQLRLRNLGGIVIADFIDMQTDQHREAVVAELQKHLSRDRTKTKLGGFSSLGLLELTRKRTRESLAHILSAECPVCHGRGAVKTARTVCYEILRELLTEARNFNPAMFRVVAHTSVVDMLQDEESAHLADLSAFIGKPIHLQADTSLNPEVYNIVLS, encoded by the coding sequence ATGAACCACGAAATACTCATCAATTGGTCGCCTCAGGAAACCCGTGTTGCCGTGGTTGAGTACGGTGCGGTGCAAGACGTGTTCATTGAGCGCTCACTGGAGCGTGGCTTGGTGGGCAATGTGTACATGGGCAAAGTCACCCGCGTACTGCCTGGTATGCAGTCGGCCTTTATTGACATTGGCCTGGAGCGCGCGGCTTTCCTGCATGTGGCTGACCTCATTCCCAACCTGGCGGCCAAGCACAATAAAGACGGTGATGAGGCGCAAGCTGTACCCCCCATAGAGCGCCAGGTGTTTGTCGGGCAGTCCTTGCTGGTGCAAGTGCTCAAAGATCCCATAGGCAGCAAAGGCGCGCGTTTGAGTGCTCAAATCAGCGTAGCCGGGCGGTTGTTGGTGTTTCTGCCTCAAGACGACCATGTGGGTGTGTCGCAAAAAATACCCACAGAACAACGTGAAGCGCTGCGCCGTAGACTGGTGGATTTGCGCGACAGCAGCAATGCAGCGCTGGGTCAAAGCACTGCGCTGGGCGGCTACATATTACGCACCAATGCAGAAGACGCGACAGACCATGAATTGGCCCAAGACATGGCCTACCTCACCACCACGTGGCAACGCATCAAGGCCGCAAGCACCACGCAGCCTGCACCGTCGTTGCTGCATCAGGACTTGAGCTTGGTGCAACGCGTGTTGCGAGACATTGTGGAGCCCAAAACGCGCAGCATTCGCGTGGACTCACGTGAGCAACTGCAAGCGATGCAAAGCTTTGCGACCACCTTTATGCCAGACACGCTGGACAAGCTCAGCTTGCACCAAGGCGAGCGCACGGTGTTTGACTTGTACAACGTAGACGGCGAGATTGCCACGGCTTTACAGCGCCGGGTTGACCTGCGCTCAGGCGGGTATTTGGTGGTGGACCAAACCGAGGCGCTTACCACCATAGACGTCAACACTGGCGGTTATGTGGGCGCCAAAAACTTCGAAGAAACCATCTTCAAAACCAACCTGGAGGCCGCACAAACCATTGCACGCCAGCTGCGTTTGCGCAACCTGGGCGGCATTGTGATTGCCGACTTTATTGACATGCAAACAGACCAGCACCGCGAAGCGGTAGTGGCTGAACTGCAAAAGCACTTAAGCCGAGACCGCACCAAGACCAAGCTTGGTGGCTTTTCGTCGCTGGGGCTTTTAGAGCTCACGCGTAAACGCACGCGCGAGTCATTGGCGCACATACTCAGCGCCGAGTGTCCGGTGTGCCATGGACGTGGCGCGGTAAAGACAGCGCGCACCGTGTGCTACGAGATATTGCGCGAGTTGCTCACAGAGGCGCGCAACTTCAACCCTGCGATGTTTAGAGTGGTGGCGCACACCAGCGTGGTCGACATGCTGCAAGACGAGGAAAGCGCGCACCTGGCCGACTTGAGTGCGTTTATTGGCAAGCCCATACACTTGCAAGCCGACACAAGCCTCAACCCCGAGGTGTACAACATTGTCTTGAGCTAA
- a CDS encoding tyrosine-type recombinase/integrase, with protein MKPKSPANKDLPPNMLRRVRERKNQTATYFFYVARDASGRRHEVSLGKDLAEAKVKWAELERRAPPRDARTIGAAMDRYEREVMPTKAPRTQRDNRLEMREIRRAFGHMALEAIKPKHIAQYRDRRSAKIRANRELALLSHVFNMAREWGLTDAENPCRGVKRNKPGVRDFYASDQVWEAVMSCAPQDLRFAMELAHLTGQRPADVLAMRWADVRDGMIDVRQGKTNKRLRIVIEGRLEALLGEIRATIPSRRNQLAPWVLTSSSGNKLTSTMIHSRMKKAREAAASMHPDLAEDIAQVQFRDARPKAASELDLGSAQALLGHANPELTKRVYQRAGQVVKPAK; from the coding sequence ATGAAACCCAAGTCACCAGCGAACAAAGACCTGCCGCCCAACATGCTGCGCCGTGTTCGCGAAAGAAAAAACCAAACCGCAACCTATTTTTTTTACGTTGCGCGCGACGCATCAGGGCGCCGGCACGAGGTTTCGCTTGGAAAAGACTTGGCCGAAGCCAAGGTGAAGTGGGCCGAGCTTGAGCGACGTGCGCCGCCACGAGACGCACGCACGATCGGAGCCGCGATGGACCGCTATGAGCGCGAGGTGATGCCGACCAAAGCACCAAGGACGCAGCGCGACAACCGGCTTGAAATGCGAGAGATTCGTCGTGCCTTTGGCCACATGGCGCTCGAGGCCATCAAGCCAAAACACATAGCCCAATACCGCGATAGGCGCTCGGCGAAAATCCGCGCCAACCGAGAGCTTGCGCTGCTGAGCCACGTGTTCAACATGGCACGCGAGTGGGGGTTGACCGACGCTGAAAACCCATGCCGAGGCGTCAAGCGCAACAAGCCAGGCGTGCGAGATTTTTACGCCAGCGACCAGGTGTGGGAAGCCGTCATGTCGTGCGCGCCGCAAGACCTGCGGTTTGCAATGGAACTTGCCCACCTGACCGGGCAGCGACCGGCTGATGTGCTGGCGATGCGATGGGCCGATGTGAGAGACGGCATGATTGACGTGCGCCAGGGCAAGACAAACAAACGTCTGCGCATCGTCATTGAAGGGAGGCTTGAGGCCCTGCTTGGCGAGATTCGGGCCACCATCCCAAGCCGACGCAATCAGCTTGCGCCGTGGGTGCTGACGTCAAGCAGCGGCAACAAGCTGACATCAACCATGATTCACTCGCGCATGAAAAAGGCCCGGGAGGCCGCAGCGTCCATGCACCCCGATTTGGCCGAGGACATCGCCCAGGTGCAATTCCGAGACGCCCGCCCCAAGGCAGCATCAGAACTCGACTTGGGCAGCGCACAAGCACTGCTGGGGCACGCCAATCCCGAGCTCACCAAGCGTGTCTACCAGCGGGCCGGGCAGGTCGTCAAACCTGCAAAATGA
- a CDS encoding holin family protein, producing the protein MILDELLSVGGKLIDKLIPDPKAKDQAKIQLERMAREGELAAMANETKLFEAEVADRGSAREREFKVATSADAPLISKIVAPVLAMGTVVMTFIMFAVLVFVDVQPGQKDILIYLLGALSSAMTIILSYYFGSSSGSAAKDSKLHGLIK; encoded by the coding sequence ATGATTCTCGACGAACTGTTGAGCGTGGGCGGCAAGCTGATTGACAAGCTGATCCCAGACCCGAAGGCCAAAGACCAAGCCAAGATTCAACTTGAGCGCATGGCGCGTGAGGGTGAGCTGGCGGCCATGGCCAACGAGACCAAACTGTTTGAGGCAGAGGTGGCTGACAGGGGCAGCGCGAGAGAGCGCGAGTTCAAGGTTGCCACGTCAGCCGATGCCCCGCTCATCAGCAAGATTGTGGCGCCGGTGCTGGCAATGGGCACGGTGGTGATGACGTTCATCATGTTTGCTGTGCTGGTGTTCGTTGACGTCCAGCCCGGGCAAAAGGACATTTTGATTTACTTGCTTGGCGCACTGTCCAGCGCGATGACCATCATTCTGTCTTATTACTTCGGAAGCAGCAGCGGGTCTGCCGCCAAGGATTCCAAACTTCATGGGTTGATCAAATGA
- the ssb gene encoding single-stranded DNA-binding protein, whose protein sequence is MNKVILVGNCGRDPEVRYLPSGQAVANVSVATSSRRKDRTSGEMVEETQWHRITFYDRLAEIAGEYIKKGRPIYVEGRLKYGSYTDKTTGQERHTVDIIASELQLLGGREGGQQAAQAAPRAAQPAAAKPAAGSGFEDLDDDIPF, encoded by the coding sequence GTGAATAAAGTAATTTTGGTGGGCAACTGCGGGCGCGACCCTGAGGTGCGTTACCTGCCCTCGGGGCAGGCCGTGGCCAACGTCAGCGTGGCCACCAGCAGCCGCCGCAAAGACCGCACCAGCGGCGAGATGGTTGAGGAAACGCAGTGGCACCGCATCACGTTTTACGACCGGCTGGCTGAAATCGCGGGCGAGTACATCAAAAAAGGCCGCCCCATTTACGTTGAGGGCCGTCTGAAGTACGGCAGCTACACCGACAAAACCACCGGCCAAGAACGCCACACGGTGGACATCATCGCAAGCGAACTGCAACTGCTGGGCGGGCGCGAAGGTGGGCAGCAAGCCGCCCAAGCCGCCCCGAGGGCAGCGCAACCGGCAGCGGCCAAACCGGCGGCCGGGAGCGGGTTTGAAGACTTGGACGACGACATCCCGTTTTGA
- the rlmH gene encoding 23S rRNA (pseudouridine(1915)-N(3))-methyltransferase RlmH, whose product MRLILIAVGQRMPDWAQTAFDDYAKRFPPELKVDVRLVKTQPRHSSDIAGIMAAERTRMEAHIPKGARVVALDERGANLTTKQLAEQLTQWQLGGTDVVLLIGGPDGLDPDLRSSAHQRIRLSDLTLPHAMARVLLIEQLYRAWSVNANHPYHRE is encoded by the coding sequence ATGCGGTTGATCCTGATTGCGGTCGGTCAACGCATGCCCGACTGGGCGCAAACTGCGTTTGACGACTACGCCAAACGTTTCCCGCCTGAGCTCAAGGTTGACGTGCGTCTGGTTAAAACCCAGCCACGTCACTCCAGTGATATTGCCGGCATCATGGCTGCAGAGCGCACGCGCATGGAGGCCCACATTCCCAAGGGCGCGCGTGTTGTGGCGCTTGATGAGCGAGGTGCCAACCTCACCACCAAGCAGCTGGCCGAGCAACTGACCCAGTGGCAATTGGGCGGCACCGATGTTGTGTTGCTCATTGGTGGGCCAGATGGGCTAGATCCCGATTTGCGCAGCAGCGCGCACCAACGCATTCGCTTGTCTGACCTCACATTACCCCACGCCATGGCGCGCGTGCTGCTGATTGAGCAGCTGTACCGGGCCTGGTCTGTCAACGCCAACCACCCCTATCACCGCGAGTAA
- a CDS encoding Maf family nucleotide pyrophosphatase, producing MSTKAPGAKARQTIYLASQSPRRAELLKLWGVDAELLVPSADEADAAEALEAELHDERALAYVKRVTKLKLHAAIERMQARKLPPKVVLCADTTVALNGQILGKPTSAAHAKRMLGGLSGNTHQVFTAVAVGRLSKQGKLSVDLAVSRSTVTFAQLSRAQINAYVASGEPMGKAGGYGIQGLAAVFVPHIGGSYSGIMGLPAFETCQLLRSAGVQLAV from the coding sequence ATGTCTACCAAAGCCCCAGGCGCCAAGGCGCGTCAAACCATTTACCTGGCCTCGCAAAGCCCACGGCGCGCGGAGTTGCTGAAGCTGTGGGGTGTGGACGCTGAGTTGCTGGTGCCCAGCGCCGATGAGGCGGATGCCGCCGAAGCTTTAGAAGCCGAGCTGCACGATGAGCGCGCATTGGCCTATGTCAAACGGGTCACAAAACTCAAACTGCACGCCGCTATTGAGCGCATGCAAGCGCGCAAGTTACCACCCAAAGTGGTGTTGTGCGCCGACACCACGGTGGCACTCAATGGACAAATTTTGGGCAAACCCACCAGCGCAGCGCATGCCAAGCGCATGTTGGGTGGGCTTAGTGGCAATACACACCAGGTGTTTACCGCAGTGGCTGTGGGGCGCCTGAGCAAACAGGGCAAGCTGTCGGTGGACCTGGCTGTGTCGCGCTCCACCGTGACCTTTGCGCAGCTGTCGCGCGCACAAATCAATGCCTACGTGGCCTCTGGCGAGCCCATGGGTAAAGCGGGTGGCTACGGCATACAAGGGCTTGCAGCTGTGTTTGTGCCGCACATTGGCGGCAGCTATTCGGGCATCATGGGCCTGCCCGCGTTTGAGACTTGTCAGTTGTTGCGCAGCGCTGGCGTGCAGCTGGCGGTTTAG
- the ybgF gene encoding tol-pal system protein YbgF produces the protein MATQLSHAALFEDEEARRAIIDLRQRMQVTQDQLSKIATSESILELANQNEQLRSELAQLRGQNEQLARAVDELRALVDSVDSRLSQLEPATVTVDNENFSVGPKEKADYETAMTALRGGNFEVAGGVLTTLLQEFPESGYVPSALFWLGNAYYATGQYSAALKTFNELTTKFAQHARVPEAMLAKANCQVELRDKRGAKTNLEALIRQFPSSEAAQAAKQRLDALK, from the coding sequence ATGGCGACACAGCTGAGCCACGCAGCCCTGTTTGAGGACGAAGAGGCGCGCCGCGCCATCATTGACTTGCGCCAGCGCATGCAGGTGACCCAGGATCAGCTGTCCAAGATAGCCACCAGCGAAAGTATTTTGGAGTTGGCCAACCAAAACGAGCAGTTGCGCAGTGAGCTTGCACAGCTGCGGGGTCAAAACGAGCAACTCGCTCGCGCCGTAGATGAATTGCGTGCGTTGGTTGATAGCGTTGACAGCCGCCTGAGCCAACTTGAGCCGGCTACGGTCACGGTGGACAACGAGAACTTCAGCGTAGGACCGAAAGAGAAAGCCGACTACGAAACCGCCATGACAGCCTTGCGCGGTGGTAATTTTGAAGTCGCAGGTGGTGTGTTAACCACTTTGTTGCAAGAGTTTCCTGAGTCGGGTTACGTGCCAAGCGCGTTGTTTTGGCTTGGTAATGCCTATTACGCCACTGGTCAGTACAGCGCGGCGCTCAAAACATTCAACGAGTTGACCACCAAGTTTGCCCAGCATGCGCGTGTGCCCGAGGCCATGTTGGCCAAAGCCAACTGCCAGGTTGAGCTGCGTGACAAGCGCGGTGCCAAGACCAATCTTGAGGCCTTGATTCGCCAATTCCCCAGCAGCGAGGCAGCGCAGGCCGCCAAGCAACGCTTGGACGCTCTGAAGTAA
- a CDS encoding D-Ala-D-Ala carboxypeptidase family metallohydrolase yields MTKLTRNFSLEEMTKSETALRHGLDNTPSPEIVACMTELAGKVLQPVRDHFGMAVHVNSGYRSVEVNAKVGGSPTSEHCKGMAADIEIPGLPNHELAEWIAEHLKFTQLILEFYTPGVPDSGWVHVSFDPDNLKCQKLTAMRDNGRTVYRNGLVA; encoded by the coding sequence ATGACAAAGCTGACACGCAATTTTTCGTTAGAGGAAATGACCAAGAGCGAGACCGCGCTGCGGCATGGGCTGGACAACACGCCAAGCCCAGAGATTGTGGCGTGCATGACCGAGCTTGCAGGAAAGGTGCTGCAACCCGTGCGCGATCACTTTGGAATGGCCGTGCACGTGAATTCTGGTTACCGAAGCGTTGAGGTGAACGCCAAAGTGGGCGGCTCACCCACCAGCGAGCATTGCAAGGGCATGGCGGCTGACATTGAAATTCCAGGCCTGCCGAACCATGAACTGGCTGAGTGGATTGCTGAACACTTGAAATTCACCCAGTTGATTTTGGAGTTTTACACGCCAGGCGTGCCCGATTCGGGCTGGGTGCATGTGTCTTTTGATCCGGACAACCTCAAGTGCCAAAAGCTCACGGCCATGAGGGATAACGGTAGAACGGTTTACCGCAATGGGTTGGTTGCTTGA
- a CDS encoding tRNA threonylcarbamoyladenosine dehydratase, which yields MTDTAQATLDFERSFGGLRRLYGHSGAQRVFDAHAVVVGIGGVGSWVAEAFARSGVQRISLVDLDHISESNINRQLHATVNTLGQSKIVAMRERIATINPACRVDLVDDFVDADNWRDIAQQLGLHDSHAPVALVDACDQVRAKTAMAAWSLQHTCTFVSVGAAGGKRQSHLMQIDDLAQVTHDPLLAQLRYRLRKQHNAPRAGRIIACVFSREPVLQPAQALCDVGADAGEGSARDGSLNCHGYGSSVAVTAAFGMAAAGWCMQAIADATKH from the coding sequence GTGACTGATACCGCACAGGCCACGCTTGACTTTGAGCGGAGTTTTGGGGGGCTGAGGCGTTTGTATGGCCACAGCGGCGCGCAGCGTGTGTTTGATGCGCATGCGGTGGTCGTTGGCATAGGCGGGGTAGGCTCCTGGGTGGCTGAGGCCTTTGCACGCAGTGGTGTGCAGCGCATCAGCCTGGTTGACTTGGACCACATTTCCGAGTCCAACATCAACCGCCAGCTACACGCTACCGTCAACACACTGGGTCAATCGAAAATTGTGGCCATGCGAGAGCGTATAGCCACCATCAACCCAGCTTGCCGTGTGGATTTGGTGGACGATTTCGTAGATGCCGACAACTGGCGCGACATCGCCCAACAGTTGGGCTTACACGACTCGCATGCGCCAGTAGCACTGGTAGACGCCTGCGATCAAGTGCGTGCCAAAACGGCCATGGCGGCTTGGAGCCTGCAACACACCTGCACGTTTGTCAGTGTGGGTGCAGCTGGCGGCAAGCGCCAGTCGCACCTGATGCAAATTGACGACTTGGCGCAAGTCACCCATGACCCTTTGTTGGCGCAGTTGCGCTACCGCTTGCGCAAGCAACACAACGCGCCCAGAGCAGGACGTATAATTGCGTGTGTCTTCAGCCGTGAGCCTGTGCTGCAGCCCGCGCAAGCATTGTGTGACGTGGGTGCTGATGCGGGCGAGGGTAGTGCCCGCGACGGCTCGCTCAATTGCCATGGCTACGGTTCCAGTGTAGCCGTCACAGCGGCATTTGGCATGGCCGCTGCGGGTTGGTGCATGCAGGCCATAGCAGACGCAACAAAGCACTAG